ATTCGGGAAGATGCTCCCTTCGACAAGGTGTGTTACATCGGCTGTGGGGTGACCACCGGGGTAGGTGCGGTTGTCAACACGGCTAAGGTGGAAGCTGGGGCGAATGTGGTTGTCTTTGGGCTGGGGGGAATTGGCCTGAATGTGATTCAAGCCTGTCGGATGGTGGGAGCCCGCAAGATTATTGGGGTGGATCTGAACCCGAACAAGAAAGCCCTGGCGGAAAAGCTGGGTATGACCCATTTCGTCAATCCTCAGGATGTGGAGGGGGATCTGGTCGCCCATCTGGTGGCGTTGACCCAGGGCGGCGCGGACTACAGCTTCGAGTGCATCGGCAATGTGAAAGTGATGCGGCAGGCCCTGGAATGTTGTCATAAGGGCTGGGGGGTGAGCGTGATTGTCGGGGTGGCTGGAGCAGGAGAGGAGATTAGCACCCGACCATTTCAGTTGGTAACAGGGCGGGTCTGGAAAGGAACGGCCTTTGGGGGAGCAAAGGGTCGAACCGATGTGCCCAAAATTGTGGATTGGTACATGGAAGGCAAGATCAACATTGATGATCTGATTACGAATGTGATGCCGATCGAGCAGATCAATGAAGCCTTTGAGCTGATGCACAGGGGCGATGCCATCCGCACGGTATTGACGTTTTAAGGATGAATCATGACCTCTAACACCCTGACCATCCGCAGCCAGCACACCTGTTTTGGCGGCACCCTTGGGTTCTACAGCCATGTCTCTGACACCTGTGCCGGAGACATGCGTTTTTCGGTATATCTGCCACCTCAGGCCGCTGCTGGCCCGTTGCCCGTCCTCTATTTTCTCTCTGGCCTCACCTGCACAGAAGAGAATTTCATGGTCAAGGCTGGAGCCCAACGCTATGCTGCAGAGGAAGGTCTGATCCTGGTGGCTCCCGATACCAGTCCCCGCCAGACGGGAATTCCCAGTGAGGACGATGACTGGGAATTCGGCAGCGGCGCTGGATTCTATGTGGATGCGACCCAAGAACCCTGGCAGCAACATTATCGGATGTATAGTTACGTGACCGTAGAACTTCCAGCCCTGGTTGCAACCCACTTTCCAATCCAGCCAGATCGACAGGGCATCAGCGGCCATTCCATGGGGGGGCATGGGGCGCTGATTTGTGCCCTGCGCCACCCCGATCGCTACCGTTCCGTTTCAGCCTTCGCTCCGATCGTGGCTCCCAGTCGCTGTCCCTGGGGCCAGAAAGCCTTCACCCATTACCTGGGAGCAGACTCAACGGCCTGGTCAGCCTATGATGCGACGGAACTGGTGACTCAAGCTCCTGACGATCGTCTGATCCTGATCGATCAGGGCACAGCGGATCAATTTCTGGAAACCCAACTGATGCCCCAGGTATTTGAACGAGCCTGTGCAGCGGTGGGCCAGCCCCTGACCTTGAGAATGCAACCAGGTTACGATCACAGTTACTACTTCATTGCCACCTTTATCGGCGATCATATTCGCTACCATGCAGCGGCACTTTGTCGTTGAATCTTGGCTGGCAATTGGATGGTGGAAAGAGCTTTGTTGCAGCAATAATTTGAGAATGCTTCCCTATAAATATCGTCACTCTGACTGGACTCAC
The sequence above is drawn from the Leptolyngbya sp. 'hensonii' genome and encodes:
- a CDS encoding S-(hydroxymethyl)glutathione dehydrogenase/class III alcohol dehydrogenase; amino-acid sequence: MDVKAAVAFEAGKPLSIETVQLEGPREGEVLVEIKATGVCHTDAYTLSGKDPEGLFPAILGHEGAGVVVDVGAGVKSLKPGDHVIPLYVPECRNCEYCLSGKTNLCQAIRLTQGRGLMPDGTSRFSLEGKPLYHYMGTSTFANYTVLPEIALAKIREDAPFDKVCYIGCGVTTGVGAVVNTAKVEAGANVVVFGLGGIGLNVIQACRMVGARKIIGVDLNPNKKALAEKLGMTHFVNPQDVEGDLVAHLVALTQGGADYSFECIGNVKVMRQALECCHKGWGVSVIVGVAGAGEEISTRPFQLVTGRVWKGTAFGGAKGRTDVPKIVDWYMEGKINIDDLITNVMPIEQINEAFELMHRGDAIRTVLTF
- the fghA gene encoding S-formylglutathione hydrolase — translated: MTSNTLTIRSQHTCFGGTLGFYSHVSDTCAGDMRFSVYLPPQAAAGPLPVLYFLSGLTCTEENFMVKAGAQRYAAEEGLILVAPDTSPRQTGIPSEDDDWEFGSGAGFYVDATQEPWQQHYRMYSYVTVELPALVATHFPIQPDRQGISGHSMGGHGALICALRHPDRYRSVSAFAPIVAPSRCPWGQKAFTHYLGADSTAWSAYDATELVTQAPDDRLILIDQGTADQFLETQLMPQVFERACAAVGQPLTLRMQPGYDHSYYFIATFIGDHIRYHAAALCR